In Myxococcales bacterium, the DNA window GTTTCGCTGCGCTCGAAGCGACCCGCTTTCAGTAGATCGGTCCTCGAGATCACACCCGCGAGCGGCTCAGCGCCGTCGAACACGCCGAGACACGAGACATTGTGAGTCGCCAGGCGGTGACGAACCGTTTCGAGATCGGTCTCGGCCGCGACGCTGAAGACGGGAGTCCGCATGTAGTGGCTGACGGGGCGGTCGAGCATGCGCTCCATTCAAGCCAGAAACATGCCAGGTCCGCCGCGCCACTGCGGCTGAACCGCAGCCTGCTAGACTTCGCGCCCCGCATGTCTCGTGCCTTCGACCAACCGCTTTGTATCGTGGGCGACGTGCACCTCGCCGCGCGCTCGCGCGAGGCGGTTGGAGCGGCCCTCGCTGAGCTGATCCGCCGGCATCCGGAGCACGAGGTGATCCTGAACGGCGACAGCTTCGACCTCTCGACCGATCCGCCGGAGACACCTGCCTCGGACAGCGTGAGCCGGCTCATGTCCACACACGCCGGCGTCACCGAAGCCATCCGGCACCACCTCGCGCGCGGTGCTCGGCTGACGTTCGTCGTCGGCAATCACGACGCAGCGCTGGCATCAGCGCCCGTGCAAGCGGCACTGCGGAGCGCCGTCGGGACAGACACAGCTCGGCTCGATTTCGCTCCCTGGTTGCTGCGCCGAGGTGGTGTGCACGTCGAACACGGCCACCTCTACGATCCGGACAACGCACCGACCCATCCGCTCGCGCCGTGGACCCTGGAGACGGAGCCGCTCGGCATCGCGCTGATGCGGCGCTTCGTCGCGCCGAGCGCCATGTGGGAGTTCGCCCACGGCGAGGAGACGACTCCCCTCGCCGGCCTGCTCAGGACCTTCCGAACCCAGAAGCTCAGGGCGCCGGGCAAGGTGTTTCGCTACTACCGAACCGCCGCCGCGCTGACG includes these proteins:
- a CDS encoding metallophosphoesterase; this translates as MSRAFDQPLCIVGDVHLAARSREAVGAALAELIRRHPEHEVILNGDSFDLSTDPPETPASDSVSRLMSTHAGVTEAIRHHLARGARLTFVVGNHDAALASAPVQAALRSAVGTDTARLDFAPWLLRRGGVHVEHGHLYDPDNAPTHPLAPWTLETEPLGIALMRRFVAPSAMWEFAHGEETTPLAGLLRTFRTQKLRAPGKVFRYYRTAAALTREAGRQPGIDGERTSGARAVTAYAAEVGVAPDALHALATASAVATHHRRGATFQRLYLDRSLATALLVAALGASAVGGGAGPGVAAVAASYLGFSVSRGTNRYRGLLETRLAEAATRIRGLTGAAQVVLGHSHRLALSDGYANPGSFAYPGQGPRRFVLVDPDGTTHLGEL